GGGCGTTGGTTGTGGGATTTAGAGCAGATTCAAGCTCTCGGTATTACTGATTATAATGTGGTTGAATTAGTAGCTAGAAATATCCAAAAATTACCTGAAACTACGCAACAGGTTTTAAAATTAGCTGCTTGCATCGGTAATACGTTTAATTTAGATAATCTGGCAGTGGTGAACGAGCAATCTTTATTGACTACTGCCGATGAGTTGTGGGAAGCATTGCAAGCTGGGTTGATTTTGCCCCTTTCATCAGATTACAAAATTCCCTTATTTGTTGATGAATTAGAACAGAAGTATTTGCAGGATAAGGATTTAAGAGTAAGTTATAAATTTTTACATGACCGAGTACAGCAAGCTGCTTATTCTCTGATACCGGAATCGGAAAGAAAAGTCACTCATTTAAAAATCGGTCGATTGCTGTTACAAAAAACGGCTAAGTTTGCTTTGGCAGAAAACATATTTGATATTGTTAATCAGTTGAATATAGGAATAGAATTTATTACCAAAGAAGCAGAGCAAGAAGAATTGGCGAGATTAAACTTGATGGCTGGAAAAAAAGCTTTAGCTGCTACTGCTTATGATGCTGCCGCTAGGTATTTGAATGTGGGATTGCAATTACTTCCCCCAGATGGCTGGGAAAGAAAGTATGAATTGACGCGAGACTTATTTGTAGAAACGGCATCTGCGGAGTATCTCAATATTAACTTCGATCGGGCCAAGCAATTGTCTGAGGTCGTATTAGAACGGGCAAAAACTTTGTTAGAGAAAGTCCCTGTTTACGAGACTCAAATTCAGTTTTACATAGCGCAAAATCAGATGCAAGCTGCGATAGATACTGCACTTCCGGTCTTGAAATTACTAGGGGTTAGGCTGCCAGAAAAACCAACAACACTCGACATTTTATTAGGTTTAATTCGCACGAAGTTAGTATTATCAGGAAAACAGATTGAGAACTTAGCGAACCTTCCGGAAATGACTGATTCCTATAAGCTAGCAGCAATGGGGATATTGATGAATATTACTTCCCCTGTTTTTATGGCCAGACCAGCCATGTTCCCACTAATTATATTTGCTATGCTGAATTTAGGATTCAAATATGGCAATTGTTCATTTTCGGCTTTAGCATATGTGATTTATGGTTTGTTGCTATGTGGAAGTCTAGGAGATATCGAATCGGGTTATCGATTTGGACAACTAGCATTGCAAATTCTCGAAAAATATGATGCCAAAAAACTAAAACCGATCGTATATGTAACATTTAATTCGGGAATCAGACAGTGGAAAGAGCCTGCAATCAAGTCAATTCAACCTTTTGTGGAAACAATTGCTGTTGGGCTAGAAGTAGGAGATATAGAATATGCTTGTCATCATGCTAGGTATTACTGTTCTTACCCTTACTTAACTGGAGAGCATCTAGAATCATTAGCACAGAAACAAGCAAAATATATGAAAATGTTGGTAAATTTCCAACAGGAAATTCAAATAAATTATACGCAAATATGGAGCCAAGTAGTTTTAAACTTACTCGGCGTATCTAAAGATAAATACCGTTTAGTAGGAGAAATGTTTGATGAAGATGAAAAGCTACCGATTTTTAAAAATACTAATAATGTGGTGTGCCTGTTTCATTTTTATTGTTTAAAGGCTGGTTTATTGTATCTTTTTAAAGAATATACGCGGTCTCTCGAACTAGCAAAATTAGCTGAAAAATATATAGAAGGTGGGTTTGCAGCTTTGCCTCTGACTGCACACAATCTTTACTATTCTTTGGCGCTACTAGCTTTGTGTTATAACAGTTCAAAGAGGCAAAAAAGAGTTTATCTGAAAAAGGTAATCTCGAATCAGAAAAAACTAAAAAAATGGGCATTTCATGCACCAGATAATTATCAGCATAAGTACGAGCTTGTAGAAGCAGAGAAGGCGCGAGTTTTAGGTGAAGAGATCAGAGCGATCGAATATTACCAACGTGCGATCGAAGGAGCTAAGAAACAAGGATACATTCAAGAAGAAGCGCTGGCAAATGAACTAGCAGCAGAGTTTCATTTTTCACAGGGCAGGGAGAAGGTTGGTCAAACTTATTTGACGGATGCTTATTACGGTTATGTTCGTTGGGGTGCTAAAGCAAAAGTAAAAGATTTAGAAGAAAGATATCCTCAGTTCTTCTCTCAAATACTAAAACGGGAACCAACTGACATAGATATTAATCGCACAACAACCTCTACCAGTACCACGGGAGGTAGTGCATCTGCTTTGGATTTAGTCACGGTGACGAAGGCATCACAAGCGATTTCTTCAGAAATTGTTTTGGACAAGTTGCTTTCTAAGTTAATGCAGATCACGATTGAGAATGTTGGTGCTTCTAAAGGTTATTTGTTGTTATCAAAATCTGGTAAGTTGGTGCTGGTAGCAGAGGGTGCTGTGGAAAAAAGTAAAGTGCGCGTACTGCCATCAGTTCCCGTTGAATCTCGTCCGGATTTACCATTATCGATTATTAATTACGTAGAAAGAAGCCAACAAACTATAGTCTTAAATAATTCAACAGTTGAGGGACTATTTACTAACGATCCTTACATCCTGAAAGCTCAACCGAAATCAATTTTTTGCTGGCCGCTTACTCATAAAGGAAAGTTTACTGGCGTCCTTTATTTAGAAAATAATTTGAGTGTGGGTGCTTTTACGTCAGCGCGGTTGTCTGTTTTAAAACTTTTAGCGGCACAAGCATCTATTTCTTTAGAGAATGCAAATCTTTACGAGGAGTTGCAAACTTACTCTCAACAACTGGAAGCGAAAAATCAAGAATTGGATAGTAAGAATGAGGCTTTGCAAAAGTCAGAAGCGCAGTTAAAAGAAAAGAATGAAGCTCTGGAAAAATATTTGCACAAGTTGCAACAAACGCAAGCTCAATTAGTGCAAACTGAAAAGATATCTAGTTTAGGACAACTGGTGGCGGGCGTAGCTCATGAGGTGAATAATCCAGTGAGTTTTATTAATGGCAATTTGCATCATGCTTCTGAGTACGTACAAGATTTGTTGAATATTTTGAATCTTTACCAGCATCATTTCCCCAATCCTCCAGCTGAGATTCAAGAAGAGATAGAAACAATAGAGCTGGAATACGTGAAGGAAGACCTGCCTAAAATGCTTTCTTCGATGCAAGTTGGTACTGACAGGATTAGAGAAATTATGCAGTCGTTACGGAATTTCTCGCGGGTTGATGATGGGAGTGCTAAGTCAGTAAATATCCACGATGGGTTGGAAAGTACGTTGATGATTTTGCAACATCGTTTGAAAGCTAAGGGAGAATTAAAGGCGATTCGGGTGGTGAAGGAGTACGGTAATTTACGGAAAGTTGAGTGTTACGGTGGACAGTTAAATCAGGTGTTTATGAATATTTTGGCAAATGCTATTGATGCAATGGAAGAGGAAAGAGTTGTTAGCGAGAAGGAAATTAGGATTAGTACCAAACTAGAAAATAGGCCATTAATAATCGATGAGGAAGAGTCTAAATATTCATCAATTCCTAATACCCAATTTGTTATAATTCGGATTAAGGATAACGGCCCCGGTATGACGGAAGAAGTACGTTCTAAGTTATTCAATCCTTTCTTTACTACAAAACCCATAGGTAAAGGTACTGGTTTGGGTTTGTCGATTAGTTATCAAATTGTGGTGGAGAAACACGGAGGTAAAATTGAGTGTATTTCTGCACCGGGAGAGGGAACAGAGTTTGTAATTATGATTCCCATTGAGCAGAAAAAATTTCAGAAAGTGGCTTACTCTGAACTTGCCTAATTGAGAAGAACCCCCGTTGTCAATTTATAAGGCGGCTAGTGCTTTCTGATGCAGTACAGGATGCCTATCCTTGACAATCAGATGCAGGTTGTCTGAAGGGGCGAGGGTGGGGCCACGGCGTACAGGCTTGATGGAGTGTCCGGATGCTAAATCCAAGTCTAAGTTACGCAAGAGCGTAGCCAGTACTAACTTCATTTGAAACTGAGCAAATGCCATCCCAATACAACTACGATTACCACCGCCAAAAGGAAAATATTCGTATGGTGAAAATTGCCTTTCTAAGAAGCGCTCTGGCTGAAAATGCTTCGGTTCTGGGTACAAATCTTCTCTTTGGTGAGTCAAATAAATGCAGGGAACTAACACAGTACCCGGATTGAATTGAAAATCCCCAATCTGTAATGGGGAATTTAAAATGCGACTTGGGGTAGCTAAACCTACTGGATAGATCCGTAGTGTTTCAGAAACTACCGCAGTAAGATAGGGAAGTCGAGCGATCGCACTTAGGTCAGCATCAGCATCTATAGTGCCAATTTCATCAAGAAGTTTGCTCTTAACTTCTGGCAGATAGTGAATCCAGTACAATGCCCAAGCTAGTGCGGTTGCTGTAGTTTCATGACCCGTGAACAATAGCGTGAGGAGTTGATCTCGTAATTCGGCATCGGTCAAAGGTTGACCTGTTTCATCTACAGTCATTAGTAATAAGGTAAGAATGTCGGTACGTTCTTCTTCAATTGGCTGCTGCCGTCGCTCTTCTATTTCGTCAATCAGCAATTGGATTATTTGCTTACGCAAGCGCACAAATTGCCCCCACGGACTCCAAGCGCCCAAGTCCTGGCGCATGGCAGGAAAAAAAAGCTGTGCAGCATTTAAAGGAGAACTTATTGAGTCTACGAAGGTGCTAAGTAGTTCTCGAAGGAGGTCGTATCGTTGTCCCTGATTTATGCCAAAAATAGCTTGCAGGATTACGCGCAGGGTAATTTCTTGCATTGATGAACGGACTGGAAAAGCTTTACCAATTGTCCACCCACTCAATACTTGTTGGGCGATTTTGCTGATGAGTTGGCTGTAAGCCCGCATTCGTTCGCCATGAAAAGGGGGCAGGAGAAGTCGTCGCAAGCGTTGATGGCTTTGCCCATCAAGCACTCCTAGAGATTGTTCTCCTAAAAGCGGTTCTAAAAGGGGCTTGCTACCACGACCAACATCAAACAAATTTCGATCGGCTGTAAAAATTTCTTCGATCGCTTGCGGGTGACTTAAGTACACTACTGGAGAATCCGTATTCCTTCCTATAGTGAAAGCATCACCGTAGCGCTTTTGCCGTGCTTCTAAGTATTCTATGGGTCGGAGAACAAACTGAAGTGTCTCTAACCAAACTGGAGCCTGGGGGCCATCAGGGAGTTTCAAGGGTTTTTTTTCCTTTTTATGTAAAAGTTGATGCTGAGGAGATATTATCTCTTGAGTTTGGCTTTAGCGATCGACTTCGCACATTTTGGGCAGCCGCAAAATAGTTCACGAGCTTCTTATTTAACTGAAATCCTTATTAATTCAAGGTTTACGACGATTAAGCTAATAAAGCTGCGATCGGTTTTTCCCGTACTTGGTAAAAATTGATATTAGAAAAAGTTATTATATTTTTTTATTAAGTTAATGTATTCAAATAACATTAGAGTACAGTAAATCTACTAAATGGCAGATTTACTGATATGATTGACCATGTTCAGTGACACAAATCACCGACAAATAAAGATTAACAGAATAATCATCCTACGGCTTCAGTTAGTTGATGGGAAAATTCTGGTTTACAGGGTGTGAAGAAAAAATGTCAGTACAAGCAAAAGTGTTATCAACCGTTAGGGCTTTAATTGCAAAAATCTACCGAAGCCTCCGACATGAAGCGTGGCTGAGTTGGCAATTCATCGGCGGCGATATTTCAGCATCGATGATACCTGGGTTACTATTTATGATGGCGGCGTGGAAAACTCATCCGACTAATGTGCTTGACTTATTGCTTGTACTGGCACGCGGCATTGTTTACTTTTGGCTGTATATCATGCCGTTTTGCATATCGAACCAAATAGTTGGTATTGATGAAGATCGGATTAATAAACCCCATCGTCCACTGGTGAAAGGTGATGTTTCACCTCTAGGTGCAAAGGTGCGATTGGCTGTGACGATGGTGTTGTTTGGATTGGTGGGATGGTGGTTTGGTGTTTTAGAGTGGGCGCTGCTTTGGCAAGGTTGTATTATTCTGCACAATTTAGGTAGTGGTTCTAAGCACTGGATTACCAAGAATCTGTTCATAGGAGTAGGTACTCTTGCTCTACTTGCAGCGGCTTGGCAATTGGTAACGCCGATTACATCGATCGCTTGGCAGTGGATCTTGGTGGTAGCTGGTGTGTGGCTATTTTTAGCGGCTATTCAGGATCTGCGGGATATTGATGGCGATCGCGCAATTGGCAGAAACACTTTCCCGATCGCTTTTGGAGAAACTGCAAGTCGAGTGGTGTTAAGTTCCGGCTTTGCACTTTTACCTTTGGTGACTCATTTCGGATTGATGATGCCAGCAGGTTTAACCGAAAATGTGATATTGTGCGATGTTTTTTTGGCAGTTTTGAGTTTAACGATCGCGGTACGAGTGATTTCTTGCCGCTTCCCAAAAGCCGATCATTATAGTTATATGTTATTCACCTATTGGTTTTGTTCGGTACTCGGTTGTGCGATCGCGATTATTTAAAATATTTGGTCGTTTTCACTCCACGTTCAGCGGTATTCTTATATATATATAGATAGTTCTAGTTAAACTACGCAAATACGCAAATTCTGTCCGACTCGGATGGATATTGAAACAGAAGCCTATATTTTGCTACTCTGCTTTCCCGCAAACCGCTATCCTTGATGTTAATCTCGACACATGGGGCAATTTCCT
This Leptolyngbyaceae cyanobacterium DNA region includes the following protein-coding sequences:
- a CDS encoding AAA family ATPase; amino-acid sequence: MLVLPGYQLTEAIHEGAKTIIYRGVKLPSQTSVIIKTLLEEYPTLEEISRLRHEYKIILPLNISGIAKPIALENYKNGLALILEDFRGNSLKKLISTQKISILAFLSIARQLAETLHELHQNQIIHKDIKPQNILIDPQNWLVKLIDFSIASRLSRETPSISNPDLLEGTLIYMSPEQTGRMNRSLDYRTDFYSLGVTFYEILTGELPFNTNDPLELVHCHIAKIPVSPHQVNPEIPLAISEIVMKLMAKNAEDRYQSALGLKADIETCFNQLVLGGEISNFVPGEMDKSGQFLIPQKLYGREEEVAKLLETFNRVATGATEMMLVSGYSGIGKTSVVNEVHKPIVRQRGYFSSGKFDQFKRNIPYSALIQAFSELIRQLLTESKEKIEVWKTKLLKALGQNGQVIIDVIPEVEWIVGKQPEVVQLGPTESQNRFNRVFQKFIGIFAQKEHPLVLFLDDLQWADSASLKLIELIMTDTASQYLLLIGAYRDNEVSPTHATIQTIEKIQQTGAVVNNIILEALSLENILTLVNDTFVETVTSPHLKQAENTELARVRPLAELVFNKTQGNPFFLTTLLSTLYSDKLLTFDFTEGRWLWDLEQIQALGITDYNVVELVARNIQKLPETTQQVLKLAACIGNTFNLDNLAVVNEQSLLTTADELWEALQAGLILPLSSDYKIPLFVDELEQKYLQDKDLRVSYKFLHDRVQQAAYSLIPESERKVTHLKIGRLLLQKTAKFALAENIFDIVNQLNIGIEFITKEAEQEELARLNLMAGKKALAATAYDAAARYLNVGLQLLPPDGWERKYELTRDLFVETASAEYLNINFDRAKQLSEVVLERAKTLLEKVPVYETQIQFYIAQNQMQAAIDTALPVLKLLGVRLPEKPTTLDILLGLIRTKLVLSGKQIENLANLPEMTDSYKLAAMGILMNITSPVFMARPAMFPLIIFAMLNLGFKYGNCSFSALAYVIYGLLLCGSLGDIESGYRFGQLALQILEKYDAKKLKPIVYVTFNSGIRQWKEPAIKSIQPFVETIAVGLEVGDIEYACHHARYYCSYPYLTGEHLESLAQKQAKYMKMLVNFQQEIQINYTQIWSQVVLNLLGVSKDKYRLVGEMFDEDEKLPIFKNTNNVVCLFHFYCLKAGLLYLFKEYTRSLELAKLAEKYIEGGFAALPLTAHNLYYSLALLALCYNSSKRQKRVYLKKVISNQKKLKKWAFHAPDNYQHKYELVEAEKARVLGEEIRAIEYYQRAIEGAKKQGYIQEEALANELAAEFHFSQGREKVGQTYLTDAYYGYVRWGAKAKVKDLEERYPQFFSQILKREPTDIDINRTTTSTSTTGGSASALDLVTVTKASQAISSEIVLDKLLSKLMQITIENVGASKGYLLLSKSGKLVLVAEGAVEKSKVRVLPSVPVESRPDLPLSIINYVERSQQTIVLNNSTVEGLFTNDPYILKAQPKSIFCWPLTHKGKFTGVLYLENNLSVGAFTSARLSVLKLLAAQASISLENANLYEELQTYSQQLEAKNQELDSKNEALQKSEAQLKEKNEALEKYLHKLQQTQAQLVQTEKISSLGQLVAGVAHEVNNPVSFINGNLHHASEYVQDLLNILNLYQHHFPNPPAEIQEEIETIELEYVKEDLPKMLSSMQVGTDRIREIMQSLRNFSRVDDGSAKSVNIHDGLESTLMILQHRLKAKGELKAIRVVKEYGNLRKVECYGGQLNQVFMNILANAIDAMEEERVVSEKEIRISTKLENRPLIIDEEESKYSSIPNTQFVIIRIKDNGPGMTEEVRSKLFNPFFTTKPIGKGTGLGLSISYQIVVEKHGGKIECISAPGEGTEFVIMIPIEQKKFQKVAYSELA
- a CDS encoding cytochrome P450, which translates into the protein MKLPDGPQAPVWLETLQFVLRPIEYLEARQKRYGDAFTIGRNTDSPVVYLSHPQAIEEIFTADRNLFDVGRGSKPLLEPLLGEQSLGVLDGQSHQRLRRLLLPPFHGERMRAYSQLISKIAQQVLSGWTIGKAFPVRSSMQEITLRVILQAIFGINQGQRYDLLRELLSTFVDSISSPLNAAQLFFPAMRQDLGAWSPWGQFVRLRKQIIQLLIDEIEERRQQPIEEERTDILTLLLMTVDETGQPLTDAELRDQLLTLLFTGHETTATALAWALYWIHYLPEVKSKLLDEIGTIDADADLSAIARLPYLTAVVSETLRIYPVGLATPSRILNSPLQIGDFQFNPGTVLVPCIYLTHQREDLYPEPKHFQPERFLERQFSPYEYFPFGGGNRSCIGMAFAQFQMKLVLATLLRNLDLDLASGHSIKPVRRGPTLAPSDNLHLIVKDRHPVLHQKALAAL
- a CDS encoding UbiA family prenyltransferase — its product is MSVQAKVLSTVRALIAKIYRSLRHEAWLSWQFIGGDISASMIPGLLFMMAAWKTHPTNVLDLLLVLARGIVYFWLYIMPFCISNQIVGIDEDRINKPHRPLVKGDVSPLGAKVRLAVTMVLFGLVGWWFGVLEWALLWQGCIILHNLGSGSKHWITKNLFIGVGTLALLAAAWQLVTPITSIAWQWILVVAGVWLFLAAIQDLRDIDGDRAIGRNTFPIAFGETASRVVLSSGFALLPLVTHFGLMMPAGLTENVILCDVFLAVLSLTIAVRVISCRFPKADHYSYMLFTYWFCSVLGCAIAII